The following proteins are encoded in a genomic region of Haloarcula marina:
- a CDS encoding SDR family NAD(P)-dependent oxidoreductase has protein sequence MDATVVVTGASRGIGEAVARAVADAGGHAVICARDADAIERVADDIGAEGGQATAVRADVRDEFDVERLLETAARLNGAVDGIVANAGVYHGIPGETPLHEESYAAFDDHLRTNARGVFATVREAVPHLATDARVVVPTGVVAREGMPGYGSYAVSKAAAEAVARGFAADLDATVGAVDPGKVATPLSGDGGRAPADVAGMVLWALTDAPTAHLDGEVLDWGDYRQATR, from the coding sequence ATGGACGCGACAGTGGTCGTGACCGGAGCGAGTCGGGGAATCGGCGAAGCGGTCGCGCGGGCAGTCGCTGACGCGGGCGGGCACGCCGTCATCTGTGCCCGCGACGCCGACGCAATCGAACGCGTCGCCGACGACATCGGGGCCGAGGGCGGCCAAGCGACGGCGGTGCGCGCCGACGTGCGCGACGAGTTCGACGTGGAGCGACTGCTCGAAACCGCCGCGCGCCTGAACGGGGCCGTCGACGGTATCGTCGCCAACGCAGGCGTCTACCACGGAATACCGGGCGAGACGCCCCTCCACGAAGAGTCCTACGCGGCCTTCGACGACCACCTCCGGACGAACGCCCGCGGGGTGTTCGCTACCGTTCGCGAGGCGGTCCCGCACCTCGCCACGGACGCCCGCGTCGTCGTCCCGACGGGGGTCGTCGCCCGCGAAGGGATGCCCGGGTACGGGTCCTACGCCGTGTCGAAGGCCGCCGCGGAGGCCGTCGCTCGCGGGTTCGCCGCCGACCTCGACGCGACGGTGGGGGCCGTCGACCCCGGCAAGGTGGCGACGCCCCTCTCCGGCGACGGCGGGCGTGCCCCCGCGGACGTAGCGGGCATGGTCCTGTGGGCGCTCACCGACGCGCCGACCGCCCACCTCGACGGCGAAGTCCTCGACTGGGGCGACTACCGACAGGCGACCCGGTAA
- a CDS encoding ZIP family metal transporter → MAINEIPVFNNSEKLSVVGLGSVVALVALSALAVTGDARKVLVISWVAFLAMGVGAWLGGRSTDTSPYRLVWGYGLASGAMVTSAAMFLVPQAMGLGTAAGTPRIGGIGIAVGIIAGYGTHTIGHRLTHVETSFDTTTAAIAAHALSAGLIIGIVYASMPTLGLLLGLAIVSHKGPAGYAAARRLRREGKSPTALLLPAAGVGLTGIPSAMLPVPQTPLTNALVFGFAAGIFLHVAMDFLPNCEAGSEIDEVCSLHEHSHDLLDELRTHAVGSTVVGAALVVAAWVVVAP, encoded by the coding sequence ATGGCTATTAACGAAATTCCTGTTTTTAATAACAGCGAGAAACTGTCGGTCGTCGGCCTCGGGAGCGTCGTCGCGTTGGTCGCGCTGTCGGCCCTCGCGGTGACCGGCGACGCGCGGAAAGTGCTGGTCATCTCGTGGGTCGCGTTCCTCGCGATGGGAGTAGGCGCGTGGCTCGGTGGCCGGTCCACCGACACGAGTCCCTACCGTCTGGTGTGGGGCTACGGCCTCGCAAGCGGGGCGATGGTCACCTCGGCGGCGATGTTTCTGGTCCCGCAGGCGATGGGTCTGGGGACCGCCGCGGGGACGCCCCGCATCGGCGGCATCGGTATCGCCGTCGGTATCATCGCCGGGTACGGAACCCACACCATCGGCCACCGACTCACCCACGTCGAGACGTCGTTCGACACGACGACGGCCGCCATCGCCGCTCACGCCCTCTCGGCGGGCCTCATCATCGGTATCGTCTACGCATCGATGCCGACGCTCGGCCTGTTGCTCGGCCTCGCAATCGTCTCGCACAAAGGCCCGGCCGGGTACGCCGCCGCTCGCCGCCTGCGACGGGAGGGCAAGTCCCCTACGGCCCTGTTGCTCCCCGCCGCAGGCGTCGGCCTGACTGGCATCCCCTCGGCGATGCTGCCCGTCCCGCAGACACCGCTGACCAACGCCCTCGTCTTTGGCTTCGCCGCCGGTATCTTCCTCCACGTCGCGATGGACTTCCTCCCCAACTGCGAGGCGGGCAGCGAGATAGACGAGGTCTGCTCGCTCCACGAGCACTCCCACGACCTACTGGACGAACTCCGAACCCACGCCGTTGGCTCTACCGTCGTCGGCGCGGCCCTCGTCGTCGCCGCGTGGGTGGTCGTCGCTCCCTGA
- a CDS encoding PAS domain S-box protein, whose amino-acid sequence MSGGLLPEFADLLNVTLLIHHPETDEILDANAAAESLYGYSRTELRELTISDISTESPRFHQSKAEQRISDAANGDSRSFEWQIRRADDEVRWVLVSLSRVRLGGAAYVLGEIQDITEFKRRTRRLQLLHRIIRHNLRNEMTVVMGRAGYLEDALEDEDYERQAELIREVAQKVGDITDSVAQIEEIATNDSTDFIPVEITGLLDEYAAELASEFPEATITVGGDRGEEAWVFADQGLRYAIEHAIENAVVHNDADDPTVTLEATADTRAGRVYLRIVDDGPPIPESEIDAVNAEGDVSDVRHGSGVGLFVMKWCAESLGGKLDIYEGEAGGNVVEFTLPSLETHDDAE is encoded by the coding sequence ATGAGTGGCGGATTACTGCCCGAATTTGCCGATTTGCTGAACGTTACACTTCTCATACATCACCCGGAAACCGACGAGATTCTCGACGCCAACGCCGCCGCCGAGTCGCTGTACGGCTACTCCCGTACCGAGTTGCGAGAATTGACTATCTCCGACATCAGCACCGAATCCCCGCGATTTCACCAGTCGAAGGCAGAGCAGCGAATCAGCGACGCGGCGAACGGTGACTCCCGTTCGTTCGAGTGGCAGATACGCCGCGCCGACGACGAGGTCCGGTGGGTCCTCGTCAGCCTCAGCCGCGTCCGTCTCGGCGGCGCGGCCTACGTCCTCGGTGAGATACAGGATATCACCGAGTTCAAGCGTCGCACCCGCCGACTGCAACTACTCCACCGCATCATCCGCCACAACCTCCGCAACGAGATGACCGTCGTCATGGGCCGTGCGGGCTACCTCGAGGACGCGCTGGAAGACGAAGACTACGAGCGACAGGCCGAATTGATTCGCGAAGTCGCACAGAAGGTCGGCGACATCACCGACTCCGTCGCCCAGATAGAGGAGATCGCGACCAACGACTCCACCGACTTCATCCCCGTCGAAATCACGGGACTCCTCGACGAGTACGCCGCGGAGTTAGCGTCGGAGTTCCCCGAGGCGACCATCACGGTTGGCGGCGACAGAGGCGAGGAGGCGTGGGTCTTTGCCGACCAGGGCCTGCGGTACGCCATCGAACACGCCATCGAGAACGCCGTCGTTCACAACGACGCCGACGACCCGACGGTCACGCTGGAAGCGACGGCGGACACCCGGGCCGGTCGGGTCTACTTACGAATCGTCGACGACGGGCCGCCGATTCCCGAGTCGGAGATAGACGCCGTCAACGCGGAGGGGGATGTCTCGGACGTGCGCCACGGGAGCGGTGTCGGTCTGTTCGTCATGAAGTGGTGCGCCGAATCCCTCGGCGGAAAGCTCGATATCTACGAGGGGGAAGCGGGCGGCAACGTCGTCGAGTTCACCCTGCCGTCGCTGGAGACCCACGACGACGCGGAGTGA
- a CDS encoding NUDIX hydrolase — MTLEARTREAVREELERLIDAYGEVPVRRETVTNDPEFFARGRELAEEGWLGDAGAWVTDDENRVLLIRHPGAPETWGTPGGGHEPGEGLDETARREVREETGVECTLTGLYYARWKTIAHAEDPERRLHMLTVEFEGEYDAGDADASGDGEVLEARWFAEVPDALHEIPATNVDE, encoded by the coding sequence ATGACACTCGAAGCGCGGACCCGCGAGGCGGTCCGCGAGGAACTGGAGCGACTCATCGACGCCTACGGCGAGGTGCCGGTCAGGCGCGAGACGGTCACGAACGACCCGGAGTTCTTCGCTCGCGGTCGGGAACTCGCCGAGGAGGGATGGCTGGGCGACGCTGGGGCGTGGGTGACCGACGACGAGAACCGAGTCCTGCTCATCAGACACCCCGGCGCGCCGGAGACGTGGGGGACGCCGGGCGGCGGCCACGAACCCGGCGAGGGACTGGACGAGACGGCCCGCCGCGAGGTTCGCGAGGAGACGGGCGTCGAGTGTACGCTGACGGGCCTGTACTACGCGCGCTGGAAGACCATCGCCCACGCGGAGGACCCGGAACGACGGCTCCACATGCTCACCGTGGAGTTCGAGGGCGAGTACGACGCCGGCGACGCCGACGCGAGCGGTGACGGCGAGGTGCTCGAAGCCAGGTGGTTCGCCGAGGTGCCCGACGCCCTCCACGAGATTCCGGCGACGAACGTCGACGAGTGA
- a CDS encoding transcription factor S, translated as MQFCDDCGSMMHADGDEMECQSCGARVAKDADRAAAFVTTDEQSDDDVIETEEGADFEGKPTADDVTCDDCGHGKAWYTIKQTGSADEPPTRFFKCQDCGHRWREYN; from the coding sequence ATGCAGTTTTGCGACGACTGCGGTTCGATGATGCACGCGGACGGCGACGAGATGGAGTGTCAGTCCTGCGGCGCGCGCGTCGCGAAGGACGCCGACAGAGCGGCCGCGTTCGTCACGACGGACGAACAGAGCGACGACGACGTCATCGAGACGGAGGAGGGCGCGGACTTCGAGGGAAAACCCACCGCCGACGACGTGACCTGCGACGACTGCGGCCACGGGAAGGCGTGGTACACTATCAAGCAAACGGGCTCGGCAGACGAACCGCCGACGCGCTTCTTCAAGTGCCAAGACTGTGGGCACCGCTGGCGGGAGTACAACTAA
- a CDS encoding ribbon-helix-helix protein, CopG family produces the protein MASESAEEGAVTVELPPELDEWLNEHAASLDAPREVVIRQLLAAYRTTVEMDEAASLSALVDVDAATGDAIQDQIEASVAATVDEVVANRLDESVDSTVGDRLPHITDAVEGRLDDRFEALDAEFQGKIADVRERVIQLKRELDEKAAADHDHDEFATVDELESMTAALERDLDALGDALEADLDEQGTRIDDVAARAEDVERRLADIEEKLTRVAWVVSDLRDSQGGRDAQQKAVDRIKRAAAQEGISTASCQNCGESVDIGLLTEPQCPHCNSTVSDVRPDGGIFRKKARLVTAAQLEAGPSND, from the coding sequence ATGGCCAGTGAGTCGGCGGAGGAGGGGGCGGTCACCGTCGAATTGCCGCCGGAACTCGACGAGTGGCTAAACGAGCACGCGGCGTCGCTCGACGCCCCCCGCGAGGTGGTGATTCGGCAGTTGCTGGCAGCGTACCGAACGACGGTCGAGATGGACGAAGCGGCGTCCCTGTCGGCGCTCGTCGACGTGGACGCGGCCACAGGCGACGCGATACAGGACCAAATCGAAGCGTCGGTCGCTGCGACGGTGGACGAGGTGGTCGCGAACCGACTGGACGAGTCGGTGGACTCGACCGTCGGCGACCGCTTGCCCCACATCACGGACGCTGTCGAGGGCCGCCTCGACGACCGGTTCGAGGCGCTCGACGCGGAGTTTCAGGGGAAGATAGCCGACGTTCGCGAGCGCGTCATCCAACTCAAACGCGAACTCGACGAGAAGGCCGCCGCGGACCACGACCACGACGAGTTCGCGACGGTCGACGAGTTGGAGTCGATGACCGCCGCGTTAGAGCGGGACCTCGACGCCCTCGGCGACGCGCTCGAAGCCGACCTCGACGAGCAGGGAACGCGCATCGACGACGTGGCGGCCCGTGCCGAAGACGTGGAACGTCGCTTGGCGGACATCGAAGAGAAACTGACCCGCGTCGCGTGGGTCGTCAGCGACCTCCGGGACAGTCAGGGCGGCCGGGACGCACAGCAGAAAGCCGTCGACCGAATCAAACGCGCGGCCGCACAGGAAGGCATCTCGACGGCCTCGTGCCAGAACTGCGGCGAGTCGGTCGACATCGGCCTGCTGACGGAACCGCAGTGTCCCCACTGCAACAGCACCGTCTCGGACGTGCGACCCGACGGTGGCATCTTCCGGAAGAAGGCGCGCCTCGTCACCGCCGCCCAACTGGAGGCCGGACCGAGCAATGACTGA
- a CDS encoding RAD55 family ATPase, which produces MERIPFGVKQLDAIVNGGAPSGSVVLLSGESGAGAREFMHTSAVINGLTDTDEELYDLYYGTPSADAVAPEEVHYVSFTASEDQLADEMRLAMDAELLEAGLDGVEFHDMSERYFHMSPVPRSWYAEQTPNIKDLRARHERDGLLGALGSKLSRVAPGNLVVIDSLSDLVSAMGEDIDWADLSFLVSGIQKAAHQWGGLILLHLNHETLSDTRQGQLSEAAHGTMEFSWESGGSTRARTLVVKQFRGVLSQIEEENIVQFETEIGDAGFDISDVRKIR; this is translated from the coding sequence ATGGAGCGTATCCCGTTCGGCGTGAAGCAACTCGATGCCATCGTCAACGGTGGCGCGCCGTCCGGTAGCGTCGTCTTGCTCTCCGGCGAATCGGGGGCGGGGGCGCGCGAGTTCATGCACACGAGCGCGGTCATCAACGGCCTCACCGATACCGACGAGGAACTGTACGACCTCTACTACGGGACGCCGTCGGCCGACGCCGTCGCCCCGGAGGAGGTCCACTACGTCTCCTTCACCGCCAGCGAGGACCAACTGGCCGACGAGATGCGACTGGCGATGGACGCGGAACTGCTGGAAGCGGGCCTCGACGGCGTCGAGTTCCACGACATGTCCGAGCGGTACTTCCACATGAGTCCGGTCCCCCGGTCGTGGTACGCCGAGCAGACGCCCAACATCAAGGACCTGCGAGCGCGCCACGAACGCGACGGCTTGCTGGGGGCCTTGGGGTCGAAACTCAGTCGGGTCGCCCCGGGCAACCTCGTCGTCATCGACTCGCTGTCGGACCTCGTCAGCGCGATGGGCGAAGACATCGACTGGGCGGACCTCTCCTTCCTCGTCTCGGGCATCCAGAAGGCGGCCCACCAGTGGGGGGGCCTCATCCTCTTACACCTCAACCACGAGACGCTGTCGGACACGCGCCAGGGCCAACTGAGCGAGGCGGCCCACGGGACGATGGAGTTCTCGTGGGAGTCCGGGGGGTCGACGCGTGCGCGGACGCTCGTCGTCAAGCAGTTCCGCGGCGTCCTCTCGCAAATCGAGGAGGAGAACATCGTCCAGTTCGAGACGGAAATCGGGGACGCCGGGTTCGACATCAGCGACGTTCGCAAGATTCGCTGA
- a CDS encoding beta-ribofuranosylaminobenzene 5'-phosphate synthase family protein produces the protein MATVTTAARLHFGFQNLALAHDRLYGGVGLALDEPRLVVSADPADAVECPDPAAEPYVRRAVDALDVPGARVEIRERFPRHVGLGSGTQLALASLVAVARAHDTTADARTFAPRLGRGGRSGVGVATFEHGGFVVDGGHPTERFTAKPPAEGDWEVPPVIAHHDVPAHWRFLLVVPDTDPGQSGRAEDQSMRQAVERADPGIGDEISTLLTRRLLPAVANRDRRAFGAAAARLGRLNGAWYADEQGGVYRPPAGALVERLTDAPAVTGAGQSSWGPTVWGLTDTDGMDAARKAGEAALEAAGVDGEVSVVAPRNVGASLDE, from the coding sequence ATGGCGACGGTCACGACCGCCGCGCGGCTTCACTTCGGCTTCCAGAACCTCGCGCTCGCACACGACCGCTTGTACGGCGGCGTCGGTCTCGCACTCGACGAACCGCGACTCGTCGTCAGTGCCGACCCCGCCGACGCCGTCGAGTGCCCCGACCCCGCCGCCGAACCGTACGTCCGCCGCGCCGTCGACGCCCTCGACGTGCCCGGCGCGAGGGTCGAGATTCGAGAGCGGTTCCCCCGCCACGTCGGTCTCGGGAGCGGGACCCAACTGGCCCTGGCGTCCCTCGTCGCCGTCGCCCGCGCCCACGACACGACGGCCGACGCGCGGACGTTCGCCCCGCGACTGGGGCGCGGCGGCCGAAGCGGCGTCGGCGTCGCGACGTTCGAACACGGCGGGTTCGTCGTCGACGGCGGTCATCCGACGGAGCGCTTCACCGCGAAACCGCCCGCCGAGGGCGACTGGGAAGTACCGCCCGTCATCGCTCACCACGACGTGCCCGCTCACTGGCGGTTCCTCCTCGTCGTGCCCGATACGGACCCCGGGCAGAGCGGGAGGGCGGAGGACCAGAGCATGCGCCAAGCCGTCGAACGGGCCGACCCGGGTATCGGCGACGAGATATCGACCCTGCTCACCCGCCGTCTCCTCCCGGCCGTCGCGAACCGCGACCGACGGGCGTTCGGGGCGGCGGCGGCCCGCCTCGGCCGGTTGAACGGGGCGTGGTACGCCGACGAGCAGGGCGGCGTCTACCGCCCGCCCGCGGGGGCCCTCGTGGAACGACTCACCGACGCACCGGCCGTGACGGGCGCGGGCCAGTCCTCGTGGGGACCGACGGTGTGGGGACTGACCGATACCGACGGGATGGACGCCGCTCGAAAGGCTGGCGAGGCGGCGCTGGAGGCCGCTGGCGTCGACGGCGAGGTGTCAGTGGTCGCCCCGCGAAACGTCGGCGCGTCGCTCGACGAATAG
- the ilvD gene encoding dihydroxy-acid dehydratase produces MSQQEHREESGKDPSLRSNEVTEGTERAPHRAMFRAMGYDDEDLTSPMVGVANPAADITPCNVHLDDVADAAYDGIDDADGMPIEFGTITISDAISMGTEGMKASLISREMIADSVELVSFGERMDGLVTIGGCDKNMPGMMMAAIRTDLPSVFLYGGSIMPGEHDGREITVQNVFEGVGAVAQGDMTEDELDEMERHACPGAGSCGGMFTANTMASMSEALGLAPLGSAAAPAEHEDRYDIAEEAGEIVLDAIENDRRPSDILSKESFENAIALQVAIGGSTNAVLHLLALAAEADVDLTIDEFDEISRRTPKIANLQPGGTRVMNDLFEVGGIPVVLRRMLEADLIHGDAPTVTGRTIAEELAHLEETGAIPDDEDIDADYLYPVDDPYQDEGAIKILSGNLAPDGSVLKVTGDDKFHHEGPARVFENEEDAMAYVQSGDIESGDTIVIRNEGPRGGPGMREMLGVTAAVVGAGHEDDVALLTDGRFSGATRGPMIGHVAPEAFVGGPIAALEDGDTVTIDIPDRTLAVDLSEDELEHRLADRDDPEPPYTDGVLAKYHRDFGSAANGAVTNPSAKWE; encoded by the coding sequence ATGAGCCAGCAGGAACACCGCGAGGAATCGGGCAAGGACCCGAGCCTCCGGAGTAACGAAGTCACCGAAGGGACAGAACGCGCCCCGCACCGGGCGATGTTCCGCGCGATGGGCTACGACGACGAGGACCTGACCTCGCCGATGGTCGGCGTCGCCAACCCCGCCGCCGACATCACGCCCTGTAACGTCCACTTAGACGACGTGGCCGACGCCGCCTACGACGGCATCGACGACGCCGACGGGATGCCCATCGAGTTCGGCACCATCACCATCTCCGACGCCATCTCGATGGGGACCGAGGGAATGAAGGCGTCGCTCATCTCCCGCGAGATGATCGCCGACTCCGTCGAACTCGTCTCCTTCGGCGAGCGCATGGACGGCCTCGTCACCATCGGTGGCTGTGACAAGAACATGCCCGGCATGATGATGGCCGCCATCCGCACGGACCTCCCGAGCGTCTTCCTCTACGGCGGTTCGATTATGCCCGGCGAGCACGACGGCCGCGAAATCACCGTCCAGAACGTCTTCGAGGGCGTCGGTGCCGTCGCCCAAGGCGACATGACCGAGGACGAACTCGACGAGATGGAGCGCCACGCGTGCCCCGGCGCTGGCTCCTGCGGGGGGATGTTCACCGCCAACACGATGGCCTCGATGTCCGAAGCCCTCGGACTCGCTCCCCTCGGGTCCGCCGCGGCCCCCGCCGAACACGAGGACCGCTACGACATCGCCGAGGAGGCGGGCGAAATCGTCCTCGACGCCATCGAGAACGACCGCCGCCCCTCCGACATCCTCTCGAAGGAATCCTTCGAGAACGCCATCGCCCTACAGGTCGCCATCGGTGGCTCTACCAACGCCGTCCTCCACCTGCTGGCACTGGCCGCCGAGGCCGACGTGGACCTCACCATCGACGAGTTCGACGAAATCTCCCGCCGCACCCCGAAAATCGCGAACCTCCAACCCGGCGGCACGCGCGTCATGAACGACCTCTTCGAAGTCGGCGGCATCCCGGTCGTCCTCCGCCGTATGCTTGAGGCCGACCTCATCCACGGCGACGCCCCGACCGTCACCGGTCGGACCATCGCCGAGGAACTCGCCCACCTCGAAGAGACCGGCGCGATTCCCGACGACGAGGACATCGACGCCGACTACCTCTACCCCGTCGACGACCCCTATCAGGACGAGGGCGCGATCAAGATTCTCTCGGGCAACCTCGCGCCCGACGGCTCCGTGCTGAAAGTCACCGGCGACGATAAGTTCCACCACGAAGGCCCCGCCCGCGTCTTCGAGAACGAGGAGGACGCGATGGCCTACGTCCAGTCGGGCGACATCGAATCCGGCGACACCATCGTCATCCGCAACGAAGGCCCCCGCGGTGGCCCCGGCATGCGCGAGATGCTCGGCGTCACCGCCGCCGTCGTCGGCGCGGGCCACGAGGACGACGTGGCGCTCCTGACCGACGGCCGCTTCTCCGGTGCGACCCGCGGCCCGATGATCGGCCACGTCGCACCCGAAGCCTTCGTCGGCGGCCCCATCGCCGCGCTGGAAGACGGTGACACCGTGACCATCGACATCCCCGACCGCACGCTGGCCGTCGACCTCTCCGAGGACGAACTCGAACATCGCCTCGCCGACCGCGACGACCCCGAACCGCCCTACACCGACGGTGTGCTGGCGAAGTACCACCGCGACTTCGGGTCCGCCGCGAACGGCGCGGTGACGAACCCGAGCGCGAAGTGGGAGTAG
- a CDS encoding ferredoxin, whose protein sequence is MTAADEPVDPSEVGEQNAPPVEEKPYKIIFEANKCFGAGKCAEVSANWSLDLDTGIATPKTYFFGEDELDHNVAAADICPAKKDRGVIHVVDRRTNEEIAPDPHGDGTLSVDW, encoded by the coding sequence ATGACTGCCGCCGACGAGCCAGTCGACCCGAGCGAGGTCGGCGAACAGAACGCGCCGCCCGTCGAGGAGAAGCCCTACAAAATCATCTTCGAGGCCAACAAATGCTTCGGCGCGGGGAAGTGCGCCGAGGTGTCGGCGAACTGGTCGCTGGACCTCGATACGGGCATCGCCACGCCGAAGACGTACTTCTTCGGCGAGGACGAACTCGACCACAACGTCGCGGCGGCCGACATCTGCCCGGCGAAGAAAGACCGCGGCGTCATCCACGTCGTCGACCGGCGGACCAACGAGGAAATCGCGCCCGACCCGCACGGCGACGGCACCCTCTCGGTCGACTGGTAA
- a CDS encoding MOSC domain-containing protein: protein MTHIERLTVYPVKALDGHDRDRVRVLPGGTLAHDREFAMFDADGDVVNGKRTTRVHDVRTDYDPDDRTLTATVPEMGGDRFALGTDEGRDRAAAWFGEVFDCDLSVVRDTETGYVDRREMGPSVVSTATLETVAGWFDEVTVDGMRRRLRANIEVGGVEPFWEDRFVGADAPAFEAGGVRIEGVTPCGRCVVPERDPDTGETTAEFRERFLERREATFPAWADRDAFDHFYTLMLIARVPESDRGATLAVGDVVKTVS from the coding sequence GTGACGCACATCGAGCGACTCACCGTGTATCCGGTGAAGGCACTGGACGGTCACGACCGCGACCGAGTGCGGGTTCTCCCGGGCGGCACGCTCGCACACGACCGAGAGTTCGCCATGTTCGACGCCGACGGCGACGTGGTCAACGGGAAGCGGACGACGCGCGTCCACGACGTACGGACGGACTACGACCCCGACGACCGGACGCTCACCGCGACGGTGCCCGAGATGGGGGGTGACCGGTTCGCGCTCGGGACTGACGAGGGGCGGGACCGGGCGGCGGCGTGGTTCGGGGAGGTGTTCGACTGTGACCTCTCGGTCGTCCGCGATACGGAGACGGGCTACGTCGACCGCCGGGAGATGGGACCGTCGGTCGTCAGCACGGCGACCCTGGAGACGGTCGCGGGATGGTTCGACGAGGTGACCGTCGACGGGATGCGCCGCCGCCTCCGCGCGAACATCGAGGTGGGCGGCGTCGAACCGTTCTGGGAAGACCGGTTCGTCGGGGCCGACGCGCCGGCGTTCGAGGCTGGCGGCGTCCGCATCGAAGGCGTCACCCCCTGTGGCCGGTGCGTCGTCCCCGAACGGGACCCCGACACCGGTGAGACGACGGCAGAGTTCAGAGAGCGGTTCCTCGAACGTCGGGAAGCGACGTTTCCCGCGTGGGCCGACCGAGACGCGTTCGACCACTTCTACACGCTGATGCTCATCGCTCGCGTGCCGGAATCCGACAGAGGCGCGACGCTAGCGGTCGGCGACGTGGTAAAAACCGTCTCGTGA